The following nucleotide sequence is from Anatilimnocola floriformis.
GCTGCAATCGCTGATCTTCGGCTGGACGATCTATCCATTTCTCGTGTACGGCGAAGAACCGATCTTGATGATCGGGGCGATCTGGCTGGCTCTCTTCTGGGCAGTAGCCGGGGCGTTTTTGATCGGCGAGATGGCCCAACTGTCGCCGCGGGCTCGGCGCGAACTGCCGCAGAGTCTGGTTGGCCGCATGGCTTTCACGTGGTTCAATCCGGGCTCGGGAACGGGCTATGTCTTCGCGATTCTCAACGTGCTGGGCGGGTTGGGAATCATGGCGATCACCGGCTACGCCCACGCCTCGGCCAATTCCGGCGGGCCGAACATTTTGCAACCGGCGTTCTGGTATGAGTTTCTCGGTTGGTGTTATGCGCTCGTTACCTTTCAGCTGGGCATTCCACCGTTCGCGAAGTGGACGGCCTGGTGGCTCGCGCTCTTGTGCTATCTGACGATCTATCTTGGTCTGGCTCGACTGTTTGGCGTGCTCCTCCGCTGGGGACGGATGGGTGGCGGCATGCTCAGCGTCTTCATTTTTTACCTGCTGCTGGTGGTTGGGGGAGTCGCTTTGCCTTTCGCGTTGCAGGGCGTGATGCAAGCGATGTTTCGATATGGCTATAGTGCGCTCGAGTACTCGCCCCTGCAGATTTCCAACTGGTGGTGGACGCTGATTGAAATCGGCCTGTGGCGAGGGACAGTGAACGATGGCACTATCTGGCTGCTGATAGTCGTTGCCGCGGCGGTCTTTTTGCTGAACTTTATCCTGGCCGCCAAGGATGTTGAGCAGACGCGACTAGCAGCGCCTACGCGAGTCATCGAAGACGAACTGGCGCTTCATCCGCCGCCGGCCAAACCGGTCAAGCGCAGCCCCTGGGATGAACCACCCCCTGCGGGACCGCAGGGCGATTCGCCGTTTAAATCGAACTCTTGATTACGAAGGCTCTACACCATGCTGGTCTTGCGCGCGGGCTTGTTGCTGTTTCTCTGGGCAGGATTGTCGGCTGCTGCCGAGATCACCACGATTGCCGGCACAGGCAAGCCGGAGAACAGCGGCAATAGCGGGGAGGGAGTGAAGTTCAACATCGGCGATCCCTTCGGCGTGGAGATCGGACCGGGTGGCGCTCTCTACATTACCGAAGTGCGCAACCATCGCGTCTTGCGACTCGAGCTCGATACCGGCCGCCTGACCACCGTGGCCGGCAACGGCACGAAGGGTTACGCCGGCGACGGCGGAGCGGCCACCGCGGCCCAGCTCAACGAGCCGTACGAAGTCCGCTTCGATTCGGCCGGGAACATGCTGTTTGTGGAGATGCAGAACCACCTCATCCGCCGCGTCGATGCCAAGACGGGCGTCATCAGCACGATTGCCGGCACCGGCAAACCAGGCTACGCCGGCGACGGTGGACCAGCCACGAAGGCCCAGTTTAAACAGCCTCACAGCATCGCCCTCGATCAGCACGACAACATCTACATCGCCGACATCGGCAACCACCGCATCCGCAAGATCGAAGCCAAGACGGGGCTGATCACTTCAATTGCCGGCAATGACGAAAAGAAGTTGCCCGTTGCCGGAGAAAAGGCCGAAGGGAATCCCGTTCTCGGGCCGCGGGCGCTGGTGATTGCCGATGACGTGCTCTGGATCGCGCTCCGCGAAGGGCACAGCCTGTGGAAGATCAAACTCGGCGTAGGAACCTGGCAGCACGTGGCTGGCACCGGCAAGAAGGGCTTTTCAGGCGACGGCGGCCCGGCGATGGAAGCGACCTTTGATGGGCCGAAGGGCATCGCACTCGGGCCCGACAAAAACCTGTACGTCGTTGATACCGAAAACCACGCTATCCGTCTGGTCGATACTCAAACCGGCAAAATCAGCACCTATGCTGGTCAGGGCCCGAAACACAAAGGGGCCTCCGGCGACGGCGGGCCTGCCACCTCGGCCACCATGGACCGCCCCCACGGCATCTGCGTCGGTCCCGACGGTGCTGTCTACATCGGCGATACGCTGAACCACCGGGTGCGGCGGGTGAAGTGAAGGCAGAAGATGAGACAGTGACACAGGGTTGTCACTCTGATTTTGTAGTATCGGAACTGCTGCATTCACTTCTGCATTCTGCGTTCTCACTTCTGCCTTTCCTCCATGACGAAGCGAGACAATCACTACGAAGCCGCTTTCGAGGCGTATCTCCGCGCACGCACCATTCCGTACGTGGCCGTGGATGAAACTCGGCGGAGCTTGACCTTGCCGCCGCAGCGAGAAGATGACGATGACGCCGAGCGATCGTCGCTGAAGAGTCTCGATTTCATCGTCTCGCCGTTGTCACGCCGCGGCGAACGACTCGGCAGCTGGCTGGTCGATATCAAGGGGCGGCGATTTCCCAGCGGCCGTGCCAAGCAATACTGGAAGAACTGGTCGACGGCCGACGAGCTCCGCAGCCTCGCCCACTGGGAAACGCTCTTCGCCGGGCAATTTCAAGCCCTGCTGGTCTTCGCTTTCAACGTGGTGGGCGATCAGGCGCCGCTCCCCGCCGAGCAGCTGTTTGAGTTTCGCGGCAGCTTGTATGGCTTCCTCGGCATTCGTCTCGATCACTACGCCGGCTGGTCGCGCGTCCTCTCGCCAAAGTGGCAGACCGTGACGATCCCGGCCAAGCAGTTCCGGGCGCTGGCCCGGCCTTGTGACGAGCTGTTTGGAATCAGTAGCTACCGTAGGCAGGTAGGGTGACGTGGCGATCGGGTGATAGCGCGAAAAAATGCATCCCTATCTCCCCACATCCCGATCTCCTTATCTCCCTAACTCCGCACTTCCTCACGGCCGCGAATCCACACTCCGCAGCGGCTTCAGCTGCCAGCGCTCATCAAAGAAGTCTGCCGCGACGATCTTCCCCGGCCAAACGCTGTTCGCCGGCGTGGTCAGATCGACGACCGCCCAGTCGGGCAACATCGGCACCTGGCGGGCATTGTTCAGGTAAGCGAATTCGCGGAACGTGAATCCGCTGTTGAGGACGACATACTTCTTCGGGTTCAGCGGATTGGGATAGATCGCCACCAGCGCGTGCTGCTTCGCGGCGAACGAACTGCCACCGACCTTGATCTCTTCTGCCGTCCATTTGATCGGCAACTTGCCGGCGAGCTGCGCGAGTACCGTGTTGCTGGCCGGATCGCCCCAGAGGATGAGGTTGTGGCGGGCGATGTCATCGGGAGTGACGTCCTTGTCGTTCTTCACGCGCGCCACGCCGCGGAAGTGCCGACGCCAATGTTCCTTGGTGCGGGTCAGTTCGCTGGCGCTCCAGGCCGCGGGCTGTTCGTTCCAGGCCTGGCCGGTCGGGGCGACGAACAGGAAGGAATCGAGAAACGCATCATCGATCGGCCCGGTCAGCCCCGGCTTTTTCCGGAGGCCGATTTCGTTGGTGCGCGGTCCCAGGTGCCAGCGGTCGCCGATCTTGTGGGCCGAGAACTTGTACGACTTGTCGCTCTGCACGCCGATCGTGCCGAGCGAATATTCTTCGGCGTTCGGGTCGTCGGCGGCGGCGCCGGGCAAACCTTCTTCGACAATGACTTCGATCCCCTCGTGCTCGACGACATAGGTCGGCAGCGAATCGACCGTGAACGCCGTGATCCCCTTCGCGCGGAAGCGGACCTCGCCGTTGAGCTGCACGCGGATCTGCCCCGGCTTCCAGTGTTCCTCGAGTTCATCGACCGTCACGAACGAGCTCTTGGCGTACCGCAGCGAGCAGGTGGTGAAATCGACGGAATCGCCCAGGCTTGCACCCACATATTGGTCGAGCCCGCGCAGCCGGCGTTCCATTTCGTCGCGGGCTTCGGGGGTGATCGCATGCTTGGTATCGGGGGCGATGATGTGCCGCAGCTGCATGCCGCGGGCCTCCATCGCGGCGGCCATCACATCGGCCGCCTGCTTTTGCGTATCGAGCTCGCCGCTATAAGCAATCGTCGGCAATCCCTTCAGGTTGTCGACCCAAACCGGGCAGTCGTACCATTGCCAGAGCGTTTTTTCCCACCACTTGGGCTTGAGCTCTTGCTTCTGAAAGACGCGGAGAAACTCCGGCGTTTCACAGAACCCCGCGCCCGGATTGGCCGCGAACCAACGATCGGGAAAGTGTACGGCCATCTGCCAGGCCCCTGCGCCACCCATGCTAAAGCCCCGCATCGCGACGCGATTATCATCGACGCGATATCTTTTCTGCACGCTGGCCAGCGCCTCGAGCACATCGATTTCGCCAGCGAATTTGAAGGCGTTGCTATACCGGCCGTAGGGATGCAGCACGATGGTATCGCGCGGCGAAATCGAGCCGACGCTGTTGAGCCGGTCGCGGAGAAAGTTTCCTTCGCTCAGATTTTCGCCCCGGCCATGCAGCCAGATGTCGCAGCGAAAAGCCTCGGCCCGCTTGGGATCATAACTATCGGGAATCACCAGGCCGTACGGCTGCACGCTGCCGTCGAGCTTCGAGACAAAGCCGCGCACGGTCAGGCCAGGCCGGTTCGTCCAGTACGGTTCGTCGTTCGGCGCTTTGGCGAGCGACGTGGCCCGCAACATTCCTTCGTCGAGCAAGCGATCGGCGCCGTCGATTTCCTTGGCGTCGAAAAATTCCTGATAGACCAGTGCGTCGTTCACGGCGCGGTGAAAGATCTCGATGTCCGGCAGCAGCTCATT
It contains:
- a CDS encoding prolyl oligopeptidase family serine peptidase codes for the protein MRFSRLFLLAGCLSLALFSQTVCRADGPADNNPDTVRRVPKLGVEPTAEQTSKLQEGLKKLRSEIDGLRKLNRPRVNELLPDIEIFHRAVNDALVYQEFFDAKEIDGADRLLDEGMLRATSLAKAPNDEPYWTNRPGLTVRGFVSKLDGSVQPYGLVIPDSYDPKRAEAFRCDIWLHGRGENLSEGNFLRDRLNSVGSISPRDTIVLHPYGRYSNAFKFAGEIDVLEALASVQKRYRVDDNRVAMRGFSMGGAGAWQMAVHFPDRWFAANPGAGFCETPEFLRVFQKQELKPKWWEKTLWQWYDCPVWVDNLKGLPTIAYSGELDTQKQAADVMAAAMEARGMQLRHIIAPDTKHAITPEARDEMERRLRGLDQYVGASLGDSVDFTTCSLRYAKSSFVTVDELEEHWKPGQIRVQLNGEVRFRAKGITAFTVDSLPTYVVEHEGIEVIVEEGLPGAAADDPNAEEYSLGTIGVQSDKSYKFSAHKIGDRWHLGPRTNEIGLRKKPGLTGPIDDAFLDSFLFVAPTGQAWNEQPAAWSASELTRTKEHWRRHFRGVARVKNDKDVTPDDIARHNLILWGDPASNTVLAQLAGKLPIKWTAEEIKVGGSSFAAKQHALVAIYPNPLNPKKYVVLNSGFTFREFAYLNNARQVPMLPDWAVVDLTTPANSVWPGKIVAADFFDERWQLKPLRSVDSRP
- a CDS encoding HYExAFE family protein; this encodes MTKRDNHYEAAFEAYLRARTIPYVAVDETRRSLTLPPQREDDDDAERSSLKSLDFIVSPLSRRGERLGSWLVDIKGRRFPSGRAKQYWKNWSTADELRSLAHWETLFAGQFQALLVFAFNVVGDQAPLPAEQLFEFRGSLYGFLGIRLDHYAGWSRVLSPKWQTVTIPAKQFRALARPCDELFGISSYRRQVG